The genomic DNA CTTCTTGCGCTCCGCCAGCGAGGCCAAGTCTTCATCGACCAGCAGCTTGGTCTTTGCCAATGCTGCCTCCGCTCCCGACAAGATGGCGCGTAGCACATCGGCCCGCTCCATCAGCTCCAGCTCCTTGGTCTCGAATTGGTCTACATCCTTTTCGTAACGGACGATTTCGTGGCCCAAGGCTTGGTATTCGTCGTTCTTCCGGGTTTCGAACTGTTGGGTCTTGAGCCGTTGGATCGTGGTGCGCCGTGTGCCCACGTCCAGTTCGACCTTCTTGATCTCCACCTCGTTGGCCATCAGTTCCTCGCGGGCCTTCGTCACCGCCACCTCGTCTCCGGAGAGCCGGTCTTTCGCGCGAGCCTCGTCCTTCGGGATGCGCTCCAGATCCTCGTTCATGCCGCGGAGGCGGCGGTCGCGGTCTTGGAGCACGAGCAGGGCTTGGATCGAGGGCGACATAAGCGCTTGTTAGCGGCGGGGCCTTGCCGCTGCAAGCTTGTCCCGCGGCAAGGGGCGGATCGCGGGTTGCATTGGCCCCGGGAACATCCAATGATGACGCCACCGCATGGATGACCGACAGAGTGATGCTGACAAACTTTCGATCCGCTGCCCCGGGTGTAGCCAGCGCTTCAAGGTGGGGCCGGAGTTGATGGATCGCATGGTGGAGTGCGGTACCTGCGAACACCGGTTCCGGGTGAATGACGAGGTGGTGGTGCGACAGAAGAGGTTCTACCCGGGTGAGCGGCGCGACCGCGGCCTCGACCAATTCTCAAGGATTCCCAAGGGCCGCGAACTGGCGACTAATTTCCAGACCGCGCACTACGTGCAGGAGCCGATCCATACGCCCGTCGCGGGGACTTCCCCGCTCCGCCTCATCTTCGGCCTGGTGGCAGTCACGGCGGTGGTGCTGGTGCTCATGCTGCTGGCCTTCGGTGGCAAGCCGGGCGGCATGCTCGACGGAGCTACCCAGTCCAAGCGCCTGATGCTTGCTGCATTCACGGCGGTCATTGCCTGGGTCTTCCTCCTCGCCGCGAACCCCGGGGCTCGCATCCGGGCGACCATCGGGGCGCTTCTCGCAAGCGGTCTGCTGCTTTCCTTCCCTTTCCTTTTTACCGAGGGAGACACCCCGAAGAGCCAGGATAGCGGTAATCTGGTGGTCAATCCCGTAGTCCCGCCGGAGCGGGACGAGCCTCACGATCCCACCTACGGCGCGCTCAAGAAGGAGCTCGGCTACGAACAGGTGGAGCGGGAGATCGAGCGCTACAAGAGTTCTCCCGAGCTGGCTGGGAAGAGCGCCGCAGGCATCTGGCTGCGCGGCATGCAGGGCTACCACCGCCTCCAGATCCGCGATTATATCATCCGCAGCACCGGCGCGGATCCGGAATCCCACATCTATCCGCGCACGCCGGACTATCTCATGGTGGTGTCCGGAGTCAGCCAGGATTTGTCGGAGCTGGCCCGCCTCTGCGAACGCTTCGGCGAGGTGAAGCGCGTGATCGACGATCTGCGCGTGATCGAGGTGGCGGTGGACAACGAAAGTTTCAAAGAAGGCCCCCTCGACAAACTCACGAACCGGGACAACCCGAGCTTCTACGAGATGAACCGACGCGAGCTCGAGAGCATCGATCTGGAGCGCGGTCGCAATGCGGTCGTGCGTTTGGCGGATGCCGAGCCGAAACTCTACCGTAAGGACATCGTGGCACGGATGCTTCAGCTGATGAAGGAGGGCGATGTCCGGATGCAGGATCAGATCTGCCGCGCTCTGATTGTCTGGGCGGAGCCGGAGGATGGCTCGGTGCCTGCGGTCCGTGCCGCGTTGGCCAAGCTCCCGCCGAAGGGGGGGGAGGTGCCGGAGAGCATGGTGAAGTTCCTCGCGACTTCAAAGGATCAGGAAGCCATTCCGCTGGTCGATGCTCTCTGGGTGGCCGATCACAACCGCTGGGAAGAACTCTACGGGAACTTCGGTCCGGCGATCGAAGACCTCGTGCTGAGCCACTTCGACAAGGCAGCACCTTCGATGAAGCGCTCCGCCGCCCGGCTCTTGGGGAAGAATGGCAGCGCCAAAAGCATTCCGGTGCTCGAAGCCGCCCGTGCCGGAGCGGATGCCGAGCTTTCCGTCTTCATCGAACGGGCGATCACCGCGATCCAAGCCCGCTGAGCTAGCTTCCACCTTCGCCCCTCCCATGCGAACCCCGAAGCTCATCGCCCTCCTCGCCGGTGTCCTTCTCCTGGCGAATTGCGGCACGCCCTCTCCGCCGCAGTGCCGCACCCTCCCTCGCGCCTCGCGCGTCGACCCCGCACTCACGCTCCAAGAAGCGAAGAGCGCTTGGCAGACCGCAGCACGTAGCGGCGACCCTCAGGCGATCGCCAGCTATAACACGGCGGTGGCCAAGCTCTTCGACCGCCTCCGCTGCGGGGAGGGGACCTTGCACGATCGCGCCGCGGCCATGGGCTGCGTCTTCGACGAATCCCGCTCCCTCGGTGCGGGGATCCGCCTGCAGGATCTCGATGCCCTCGTCCCGGCCTCGGAAGTCTCGACCAAGGCGATCGGCGACCGGCACGTGGAGCACGGCATGGGGCTGCCCGTGGTCGGCTGGAAGAAAACCGCGGAGGAGGGCAAGCCGCGCTGGGAATTCGAGCCGCCCACCGGCGTGCCGCTGAATCTTACCGCTCTGCTGCGCTTCCCCGCCGGCAAGCCGCCCGAGTGGTCCTTCGCCTATCCCGGTCGCGTGCGCGATGTCGAGGCGGGCAAACGCAAGTTGCCCTTGGCGGCGGATTGGTCGGCACCCTCCGCCCTCTACTGGCAGATGAGCGATCTCGACGACCTCGATATGGAGAAGGTCTTCCTGCCGAGCCGCTTCAGCGATGAGACCTCCCTCTACGTGGTCGCACCCTACGACCCGAAGAAGATCCCCGTGGTCATGGTGCACGGCCTGAACTCCAGCCCGGGCACCTTCAAGCGCCTCTACAACGAGCTCAACCGCGAGCCGTGGTTCCGCCAGAATTACCAGGTCTGGTTCTACAGCTATCCCACCGGGAACAACTGGCTCTACAGCGCCGCCCTCTTCCGCCTCGCGATGGTGAAGGCGGATCGCTACGCCAAGAAACACGGCCCCACCGACAAGTGGGAGCAGATGGTGGTGATCGGTCACTCCATGGGCGGTGTCATCACCCATGCCTCGCTCAAGAAACCGGGAGACGCCTTCTTCAAGGCCTTCCACCAGCGCCCCTTGGAGAAGGTCACGGACAACAAGGACATGCGGGAAGCTATCCGCCTCCTGACCATGTATGAGCCGCTGGAGCCCCCCGACCGCGTGATCTTCATGGCCGCACCTCACCGCGGCTCACCGATGGCGGACCGCTTCTTCTCCACCGTCATCCGCCATATGATCCGCTTGCCCAAAAAGCTGACCATCGATCTCGTGGCGGTTACCCTGAACGATTTGGGCAGCTTGGCCACCGATGGAGAGGTCTCTCCGGAGGGCTGGTTCACCAGCATCGGCTCGCTCTCGCCTTCTTATCCCGCCTACAAGGCCTTGGGCGAAGTTCCGTTCCGGGATCGACTCGCCATCCACTCGGTCATTGGCGATCGCGGCCGCGGTGATACGCCGAAGAGTTCCGACGGCATCGTCCCCTATTGGTCATCGCATCTCGATCGCGTGGAGAGCGAGTGCATCGTCCCCTACAATCACAGCGTGCCTGCCTGCCCGCAGGCCGCCGTCGAAGTGAAGCGCATCCTCAAACACCACCTGAAAGGCGGGCCGCGGCCCACTCCTTCACGTCGCGGCGATTGAGGAAATAGAGCGCCAGCGCCGGATAGATGCAGGAGGCGATCGGGGTGATCACGCTGCTCACCACCATCATGGACCCCATGGCGGAGACCATGCCCTTCTCCGCTCCGGAGGGCAGCCCGGAGCCTCCCATCGTTTCGGCCATCATCTGCCGCGTCAGCGGGATTACCCACAGCGCGGTCACCACGCCGGAGATCACCTTCGTGGTGATGGATGCCCACGCGTAGCGGTTCGACCATGGGATCCCCGCCGGCTGCGAACGCACCAGCTTGAGCCCGGAGATCAGCAGCAGGATCGCCAGCCCCAGGGTGAAGACTCCTGACATCACCGTGATCCATCTCAGGTCTTCCTGCATCTTGATCTGTGCTGCGTAGCCCGGCGTCTTCGGGTTGAGGAACATCCCCGTCAAGAAGATGGACACGAAGCTCCACGTCCCCATCAGGAATCCCAGCCCCGCGAAGATCAGGTGGATCACCCCGAAGGCCTTCACCACACCCGGTTCGATCCCCGATGGCGTGTGCAGGGGCATTGGCGGCGGGGTGGAGGAGGGCGGGAGATAGGGGCTTTCCATGGACTCTATCGCTATCTTCCCGTCGCCCGCTGTCGATCATGGATTGCTTCGCATCGGGGCTTGGCCTTATCCTCCGCGCGTGAATACGCCCCCTCCCGTCGCCCTCAGCATCGCCGGTTCCGATTGTTCGGCAGGCGCGGGATTGCAGGCGGACTTGAAGACCTTCCAGCATCACGGCGTCTTCGGCCTCACCGCCGTCACCTGCGTCGTTGCGGAGACACCGGCGGTGGTCCGCTCCGTCCACGCCGTGCCCCCGGCCATCCTGCAAGACCAGTTGCGCGTCATGTTGGACGCCTTCCCCATCGCCGCGATCAAGACCGGCATGCTCTTCTCGAAGGCCCACATCGTTGCCGTCACCGAAATCCTCTCGGAGTACCGCGGCATCCCGCTCGTCATCGATCCGGTCATGATCGCCTCCACCGGCGATCCTCTGCTGGAAGAGAATGCCATTTCCGCCTACAAGGAGCGCCTGTTCCCCCTCGCCTCGGTCATCACGCCGAATCTCGATGAGGCCGAGGTGCTCTGGGGGGCACCCGTGCGGGATGAGCTCACCATGGAGCGCGCCGCCTCCGAGCTTTCCGCCCGCCATGGCTGCGCCGTCTTGCTCAAGGGGGGCCATCTCGGCGCTCCGGTCTGTGCGGATCTGCTTTGGGATGACGGCTTGCCGGAGTGGTTCCGCTCGGACCGCATCGAGGGTGCCGCTTCGCACGGCACCGGCTGCACCCTGTCCGCCGCGATCGCCGCGCAGTTGGCGCTCGGCGCGGATCTCCACCAGGCGGTTCAGGACGCGAAGGCGTATCTCGGCGAAACCTTGCGCCGCTCCTTCGCATGGGGAGGCATCGCCGCCCTGAACCAAGGCACCGTCTGGGACTAACGGGTTACGAGATGGGTCCCATCCGCTACTTCGCCGCGCTGCGTCCTCCGAAGCTCGTGCTCTGGTGCTACCTCGCTTGGTACTTCGCGGTGGTCGCCTGCTACTTCGATCCCTCGCCCGCCATTTGGCTCTCCGCCCTCGGGATCTCCGGCTTGATCGGCATCGCCCTGATCTTCGCCACCGGTGTCCCCGGCCAGCGCATGGACCCATGGACGAAGTTCCGCCTCTTTCTCTTTCCCTTTTGCGTGTCGAGCTATTCGACGCTGATCAAGGGCAAGGGTTTCATCCTGCTTTTCCCCACTCAGGCGAAGCCCCTGGTCGCGGGCATCGCCGCCTGTGCGGGCATGCTGCTCGTCCATTTCATTTGCCGGACGCTTCGCCGCGCCTAGTGCCGGTGCCCGTGGTCTTCACCCACATCGAGCACGAATTGTAGCCACACGCTGTGCTCGTCCGCATAGCCGCCCAGACGGTCATAGGTGTACTGCACTCGGGTGTGCAGGTCAGCCATCTCCGCCAGTTCGAAGCGTCTTCCCACGTTCGCCGCGGCACGCCAGCGCCGCTCGTTGCCGGCCATCCGGTTCCCGGAGACCCACTCTACCCGGCTCCCCGCGGTCCAGTCCTTCGCGAACTCACAGCCGCAGGCCAGATAGATCCCAAGCTCGTCGTAGTCGCCCTTGATTCCCGCTTCATCCCGCGCTTCCACCGCGCGGTAGAAGGCCTCGCCCTGCCACCAGATCGGGAAGCCGCCCAGCTCCCGGTCTCCTCCCACATCCGCTCCCGCGGTCCACGTGCTGCGGCCGAATCCGTTCTGCCCCGCCGCGAAGGAAATGCCCGCCCGGTCCACCGGCCCTTGCTCCACCTTTCTCTCCAGGCGGCCGAAGAAAAAGCCGTCGCCCAAATAAGCCTGCTCCGGGTCATACACCCCTCCGTTCCCGGCAAAGCCGTGCGAGTGGTGCTCGTGACCGTGCTCCTCCTCTTCCTCTCCTTCTTCTTCGTGATGCTCCCCGGCGTGCTCGATTCCCTCCAAGTACGCCTCGCGTCGTAGTTCCCGCTGCGAGCCGTGGGAGTGCTCGCGCGCTTGTCCGTAGCCGAAGTGGATCGTCCACCGGTCCTGCGTTCCCGGCAGTGACCACGCCAGCTCGCCACCCTGCACCACCAGTCCTTCCTCGCCTAGCAGGCGGATCATCGAGATCGGCGGTTCCACGAAGCGCCGCGCATGCAGGTGCAGCGTGTTCTCGTAGCCGAAGGGCGCGAAGAACTGGCCGGCCCGGATGCTCACGCCGCCTGGCAGCTTCGCCGCGGCGAAGGCCTCTTCCCACTCGCCGTCCCAGCCGTCGAAGTTGTCCCAGAAGACATTGTGGTTCGCATGCAGTGAGACCGACTCTCCCAGTCCTGCCACCACGCCCAGCTCGATTCCCTGCAGGTTGAATCCATCGTCGATCGGCGCATGGCTCCCACGGATCAGCCCCAGATTCTTTTCCGAGGTGGAACCGCCCAGCGCGATCGCTGCATTAAGGTGGGGGTCCAGCCGGAACCAGCCCTCCTTCTCCTCGGTTGCATGCGAATGCCCGTGATGGTCGTGATCGTGCCCGGAGTGGTCATGACCATCCGCCGCCATCAGCACGGGGGCGAGACACAGTAAGAGGGGGAGTGAGCTGATAAGCGCGCGCAGCATTTTTGCCACAAAGGGACTAATGTAATAAAAGTGCAAGCGCGTATTTTTGACGTGAACCAAGAGTCTCAGAATTCATGCCGCAGTCCTAGGGAGAGCCCGCGGCCGGGCAGGGGAGCCACGTCCTTGCGGAAGGAGGTCGAGACCCGCCCCTCCTCATCGAGCAGATTGCTGAGGCGGAGGAAGAACTCGAATTTTTGCCCCTCCACCGGCAACTCCCAGTTCATGTCGGCATTTACCAGCGTGTAGTCGTCGCTCGGCAGCTCTGCACGCGGAGCCGGTTTCACCCGCTCCTGCGCGGTCGCATGGCGTGCTTCCAAGCCCACGGTCACACGGTCGTTCTTCCACTCCACCCTCGTTCCGAATCGCAGCGGCGGCATCCGCGGGATCGGTTCGTGGTCGCTGCGGTTCTCCGCCCGCACATAGTCGCTCATCAGGTTCAGACGCAGCCCCGGCATGATCTCCCAATCGATCTCCGCTTCGAATCCGGTGAAAGTGGCGGCGCGCTCGATGTACTGCACCGCCCGCCCGAAGCCGCCGGTCAGCTCCGGTGCCTCTTGCAGGAAGATGAAGTTGTCAAAGTCGTAGTGGTAGCCATTCACCCGGGCATTCACCGGCCCCTTCTCCGCCTCGATCCCCAGCTCCACTCCCAGCGATGCCTCGGTGGACAGCGGCGTGCCATCCATGTCCCCGCCGATGAGGAAGCGCCCGATCCCGGCATTGTGCCAGAAGGCATAGCGCTCCGTCGCGGTGGGGAGCCGCTCGATCCTCGATGCCATGCCGGTGATGGCCAGCCGGTCCATCCCCGCAAAGCCCTCGCGATCCCATGTGAGCGCGGAGGACAGGCTCTGCGAATACCCGCTCTCACCGCGCACATAGCCGGATTGCTCCGAGCTTAGGGCCTTCACCCGGCTCGCTTCCAGCCGGTAGCCGAGTTGGCCGGTCCATTCGCCGGATTGGTATTTTTCTAACAGATAGATCCCTTCGCCCTTCCCCCGGAGCTCGTTCCGCGCCTGCTGGAAGTCGGGCGGCGGATAGATCGCGCGGGTCGCCGTGAGCTGCTCCATGTTCGCGCTGATTCCCGCCGTCCCGCTGAGGCGTCCGTCCAGTGCCTCGTGCCTGACGTCGAGCCGCGCCTCGAAGGCATCCTTCGCCAGGATGGTATCCGCGTAGTCCCGTCCCGCGTCTTTGCCCAGCCCGCGGAATAGCTCTTCATGATCGTAGTCCGCGTAGCCCAGTTTCAGGTCGATCCCCTTCACGGGGCCTTGCTCGGGAGCGAGGCTCGCTTCCAAGTCGAGCCGGTCCTGCATCAGCTCCAGCGTGTAATCGCCGAAGAGGTCGGTGGCATCGCCCGGATAGAGGTAGGGCACGCCATACCTCGTATCGAAGCGCGAGTACGAGATCCCTAGTCGCAGCGGACTCTGCTCCGGGATTAGGGACAGCCCAGCGGACCAAGTGCTGCACTGGTGAGCGGAGTTCGGCAGCATCCCGTCGGGATTCGGAACATCGATCAATGCTCCGCTTCCGGGCTGGTAGATTTGCGGGTTCTCCAGTGCTTGGTAGGCGGGAGTCCGCGCCCGCCCGCCAATCGCGATGTCTTCCGCCTTCCGCGCCGAGCCGGTGAAACGCAGCACCCAGGGACCGGTTGCCAGCGAGAGATGGCCCGCCCCCGCTCGACCGCTTCCTTGGCTGTCATAGCGGGTCTCCCATGCTCCGGAGACCTCCTTCTCCATCCGCTCACGTGCGATCACCTTGCTCCGTGCATTCACCGCCCCGCCGATCGCGGAGTTCCCGTAGAGCAGGGATGCCGGACCACGATGAATCTCGATTCCGTCGAGCAGTGCGGGCTCCAGCGCCACGCCGTGATCCGGGCTGATATCCGAGAGATCGAAGGTGCCCAGATCGTCCCGCAGCATCCGCACCCGCACTCCCTCGAATCCGCGCAACACCGGTCGCGATGCCCCGGGGCCGAAGTATCCGGAGGAAACCCCGGGCTCCCACGCCAGCGTTTCGCCGAGGCTCGCCTGCGCATTCCTCCGCAGCACCTCTTCCGGAATCGACTGCACCTTCTGGATCGAGAAATCCGCGAGGGAAGGGGGAATATCCCCGCCCGAATCGGCGGTGACCACGATTTCTTCCAAGGCCTCCTCCTCCGGCAACTCCTCCAAAAGATCCTGTCCTCGAAGGATCCATGTCATTCCAAGAAAGCTTGCTATCGCACACCGTAGGCGCATGAAAAAAAGATGCGTATGAATTTATATTGCTAATGCAATAAAAATGCGAAAAGGCTGCGTCGTGCCCGGACGACTCCTGCCACTCCTGCTCCTCGCCCCGGCGCTTGCCGCTTCGGCCGCGTCTCCCCGTATGGATCTCCTCTACGGGCACTACGAGATCCACCTCGATTATCAGCCCGTTCCGGGAAACCCCGACGCCGGCTGGAACTTCTCCGTCTCCTACGATCGGGATGACGATTTCAGCTCGCAGGATGGTGTGGTGCGCATGGATCCGGACTCGACCGTGATCCTCGCTTCGCCCGCCACCGCGAGGGTCGTCCCCACGCCGCCCGGCACCTTCAGCCGATTCGGTCCTGCTGGCACCCCGCTCTGGGTCCTGCCGCAGAATCTCCTGTCCGGCACCCCTTATCTTGGCGTGCGGACCACCATGGCCGCGGGCCTCTTCCAAGCCCGCGTCGGGAATAGCTACTCGCCGAATGCTCAGGGCAGTGTCTCCATGCGCTTGGTCTCGATGACCGGCACCGGTCCGGCGGCGGGAGGGCAGTTCGCCACGTGGAAGACCGAAAGCCTCGGCACCACCGTCTTCTCCTTCGACAGCACCGATGGCATCGGCGCGGCCGATGAGATCCCTACGATCCCGGTCTCCTCGCACACGCACTACAACTGGGGCTTCACCAAGCCGGGAACCTACGAGCTCACCTTCGAGGCGAAGGGCAAGCTCATGCCAGCTCACGGGAATGTCCTCACTTCCGCACGCAGGACCTTCCGCTTCGCGGTGCCCTTCTCATCTTCGGTAGCAGCCGGAGCCTCGGTCCGCGTGTTACCTGCTCTTGCCGTCGCGAATCCCGCGGAGTCGGTGGCTTATCCCCCGGATCGCGTGATGATCGAAGCGCGGCAGCCTGCCGCGGCTCATCCCTTGCTGCCCGGTGCGCAGTGGCAGGTCCCCATGAGTTTTGGCACCGGGCCGCTTACCATGGCGAATGGAGTCGGAATCGACCCCGCCCTCGTCTCGGCCGGCCTGCCCGCCTCCGCACAGACCGGCCTCGGCCTGAAGATCGTGAGCTTCAGCGGCCCCGGGAACTTCGCCTTCCTCGATGGCAGCACCGCCTTGGCCGACGGGGTGGGGGATGTCCTGCCACTCGATCCCGGAACTACGAGGAACCTCGTAGCAGCCTTCACCGCAAAGGGAATCTTTCGCCTCGGCGTCTTGGTAGAAGGCGTGCCGGAAAGCACGGGGCCCTTCACTCTCGTCTTCGGCTCCGGACTCGGCGTCGATTTTACTTATCAGGATTGGAGCGCGAGCTTCGAGGCAGCGGCCAACTTGGCGCCGGGAACCCTTGCCGATCCCCAAGCCGATCCGGATCGCGATGGCCTCACCAATTCCGCGGAGTTCCTCCTCTTCTGGCATGGCCTTGACCCTTCCAGGCCGGATGCCCGGCTCCAACCGGCGTTGACGCGCGACGGGGCGGGGCGTCCGGCCTTCCCTTTCCTGAGGGATACTTACAAGGACCCTCTCAATGGCTCCTCATGGCAACTCAGGCCGGGCCGCTCCGCGGATCTTCATGCGTGGCACTACCGTTCGCCACAGTCCCCCGGCTTCCCCATGGAGCTCTTCGAGAATGGCGCGGAGGAGGGGAATGCCTGGGGCCGCATCATGAAGCGCCGCCTCGATGATCTTTCCGCGAATCCTTCGCGTGCCTTCTTCCGGTTCGATGTGACCGGGCCCTGACAACACCAACCATGACCATGAACATGACAACTCCCCCTTCGCTCCGCACCCTGCCTGCTCTCTGCTCGGCCATGGCGCTCTTGTGCCTGCCTTCCTCCGCCGCGCTCTACACCAGCGGTCACGGCGACTTCGGCGTGGCCTATGAAGCGGGCGACTTCCATTTCCACTTCCATGCCGATGGCGCCACGGTCGATGGCTCCGTGACGGGGGATGTCGAGTATGACATCCCCGATGTCACCGTCATCGCCAGCACCTCGTCCTCGCTCGTCCTACCCATCGATTTCCCGGCCTTGGGTGCCGGCACCGGTCAGACCATCTGGGTGCTCCCGGAGGTTCAGGATCCCGATCTTCCTTTCCTGGGCTTGGCCACGGAAGAGCTCGAACTCTCCGAGTGGGGAAACATCACCTTCACCTTGGGCAATGTGACCTCGCCCAGCGGCAATGGTGAATTCGCCCTCTGGCAGTCGGGCTCCTTCGGCGAGGTCCTCTTGCGCATGTCCACTGCCGATCCCGGAAGCGATTCCCTCATCCTGCCGCCCGGCAGCCACGCTCACTACAACTGGGGCTTCACCGAGGCCGGCACTTGGCAGATCGAGATGACCGTGAGCGGTACTCACGTGACCGATGGGTTCCAGTCCTCCACGGAGACCCTTACCTTCCACGTGGTGCCTGAGCCCGCCTCCGCCCTGTTAGGGAGCTTGGGCATGCTCGGCCTCCTTCTCCGCCGTCGCCGCTGATCGCATCATGGCTACGCGGAACATGGCGATTCCATCCCGCCTGCCGGATCTCTTCCGGGACCTGGCAGGCGGCTTCAAGCAACAGATGTTCTTTTGGGGCCTAGATGTGGTGAACCCGGGTGGAAACCTGCTCGTCCGGCAGGGCTTCTGTCGCGAGCCGTCCGCGGGGCTGAAGGGCACCAGCCACTACAAACTGCCGTGGCAGGGCGGCAGCATCGAGCTGCATGGTGCTTGTGCAGGCTGGTTCTCCCGGCAGGGTCAGGGCTTCATTTACGTCCGGCCCTTGGGTCGTTGCCATGTCTGGAACGGCGGCCAATCCGCCATCCCGGGCGAGTGGCCCTCTCCCTTCCTGAAGACGGATGACCTGCAGCGGATGCATGCGCTGGCCGCACCCTTCATCGCGTGGTGGCTGCACTCGGAGGACTGGATCGCGCGTGAGAAGGGCCCGGCCTATCGCCCTGCCTGCCATCGCCAGTTCAAGCGTCTCCCGGGTGCCCGCCCGTGGCTCCGCCCGCCCCTCGATCGCGACTGGCTGCGAGACTTCCTCGCTGCCCCGGAATCCCTCTCCCGCG from Luteolibacter rhizosphaerae includes the following:
- a CDS encoding choice-of-anchor M domain-containing protein, whose amino-acid sequence is MTTPPSLRTLPALCSAMALLCLPSSAALYTSGHGDFGVAYEAGDFHFHFHADGATVDGSVTGDVEYDIPDVTVIASTSSSLVLPIDFPALGAGTGQTIWVLPEVQDPDLPFLGLATEELELSEWGNITFTLGNVTSPSGNGEFALWQSGSFGEVLLRMSTADPGSDSLILPPGSHAHYNWGFTEAGTWQIEMTVSGTHVTDGFQSSTETLTFHVVPEPASALLGSLGMLGLLLRRRR